In the Uranotaenia lowii strain MFRU-FL chromosome 1, ASM2978415v1, whole genome shotgun sequence genome, tgacagctgacgcgacgcgacgtccgacgtgGTATTGTGTGGCTGCCTTTACACCTCCTCAGCCCCCTtaacgcgttacgtaatatttgaatagtCCCTTGTTGGATATGCATGGGTCGAATCACGCAGGGCTTATAGATAAGGGTGGTGTAAACTGTCAAATAACCCACTCAGCCATGCTGTGACATTGTTTACAAAACAAGAAGTGATCAAAGTGCATCAAGCACGCAGGTATCACGGAGATTATTGAGTGACTGAATAATATCGGTTCAGTGACAGTgcgtatttaaaatttgttttggtttcgtgaATTTATcagtaaattcaaacatttttctccCCTACAGCGGAATCCGAGGAAAGTCTGTTCCTTCTGGCTCAGAAGCTGAGCACACTAATCAACGATGATCACTTGCGGGTATGGCATCTGGACGAAGTGACCAAACAGTTCGGCGATATCGGATGCTTTGCGCTGGAGTTGTCGTCGAGGATCTGCCAAAAGACTGAACGTGCGGCACTGGCCAACGATGCCAGCCGGAGGGCGGTGAAGTTAAACCCATTCATGTGGCAATCGTTGCCGAGCTATGCCAGCGTGGAGCGAAACCGGATCCGACGGAAGTATTTCAGCTTTCGAGCACCGATATATTTGCCACTAGTCAGCCAACGGCCTTAAACTCGTCGGTGGTTTGGTTTGGAAATGGATGTGGCAGAGGTGGGGGAGGAGGAGTAGGAGGGGGTTGCAGTTTCATTATTAACCCGGACGTCGGAATCGAgcttcaacagcagcagcatcaacagtTATTCAGCAGTAGTCATTTATGTATCTACTCCACTAGATCAGATTTCTCAATGTCTCATACAGAATATAAACAATACACCAAATTGCTCCACAACAGCAACCTCAGCTCCAACAGAGTCAGAATATATCTAGTATAACAAATGTAGAACAAACTCCAGGCAATGGTGCAGGGGCGGAAATGGGGACCGCTTTCCGGAAGCAACAGTTTAAGTATCTAGCCGCCATGAGTCCTACTACTCCTAGTTTCGATGATTTACCTATAATGCATAGTCCAGTTTTAAGCAGTGACCAATCGAATTTGATAATGACACCTTCACCACAAAAGTTTTCGACTTTGGCCACCGGTTGTCTTCAGCCGCAACAACCTCCCGGTTCGCAAATCCAACAACAGCTGAATTCGATACAGCAACAGCAAATCATAGCCGGAAGTGAACAGCAGAAAATGGCTCTTCTGTGCAGTAACAAAAAGATGCGTGGCCACCACAATTTAGGTACAATGGGCAACATAATTAGCAGGAAAAGCGATACCACGGTAAGAATTAGCTATCCCGATTTCCTTTTGCCATAttaagttcagttttttttctttctaggcAACAACGATGCTGCTGCAGGACAAAAGTACAAACACCAAACCGATTGTGTTTACTCAGACATGCAACCAGTTGATGACGCCGCGAACACCCAACACGACCGGCGGTGCCCTGCAGGCCCAGAATGTATTTACTTTAAAATCTTGGCAGTTGAAATCAGTGATTTATATTATTACAGACttaatttgaaccaaatttgattccaagtCTTGgtcttggtaaaaaaaaatcgataactgAATAAATTTCTGATGGTGATACACACTAGTTGAACAAAActtcaaagaatttaaattcttcACATTGTATGTATTAGgaaatattcttttaaatacAAACATATAACATTTATTCCTTTTCTTCTTAAGTACAACAGCTGTAACCTAGTGTTACCAAAACTCgctccagcaattt is a window encoding:
- the LOC129740349 gene encoding uncharacterized protein LOC129740349 — its product is MGTAFRKQQFKYLAAMSPTTPSFDDLPIMHSPVLSSDQSNLIMTPSPQKFSTLATGCLQPQQPPGSQIQQQLNSIQQQQIIAGSEQQKMALLCSNKKMRGHHNLGTMGNIISRKSDTTATTMLLQDKSTNTKPIVFTQTCNQLMTPRTPNTTGGALQAQNVFTLKSWQLKSVIYIITDLI